Proteins from a single region of Salvelinus sp. IW2-2015 linkage group LG4p, ASM291031v2, whole genome shotgun sequence:
- the LOC111957707 gene encoding transcobalamin-1 — MMGLIMAFFLSAALLLLVPGILTETEHGSNPINLTIVNSISNAPNETYSADVVFRGILIGAMRRLQQTNSDFKFTYTEDPNYGPFLESVNGVAGDNAEHTYWELLVQTGKSGPVIRPDVGIGCYIPGPNDRIILNFTKW; from the exons ATGATGGGTTTAATCATGGCATTTTTTCTCTCTGCAGCTCTGCTGTTGCTGGTTCCTGGGATCCTGACTGAAA CGGAACATGGATCAAACCCCATCAATTTGACGATAGTCAACAGCATCTCCAATGCACCCAATGAGACCTACAGTGCTGACGTTGTGTTCAGAGGGATCCTAATCGGTGCCATGAGGAGACTGCAGCAGACCAATTCAGACTTCAA GTTTACCTACACAGAGGACCCCAACTATGGTCCTTTCCTGGAGAGTGTGAATGGTGTAGCCGGGGACAATGCTGAGCACACTTATTGGGAGCTCCTTGTTCAGACTGGGAAAAGCGGACCTGTGATCAGACCTGACGTGG GTATTGGCTGTTACATCCCAGGACCAAATGACCGCATCATCCTGAATTTTACAAAATGGTGA